DNA from Candidatus Stoquefichus sp. SB1:
CATGATGCATCAAAAACAATTCAAAAAATACAATATCCAATGTTAGCAGATCCAACTGCAACTTTAGCAAAAGATTTTGAGGTTTATATTGAAGCTGATGGTCTTGCTGAAAGAGGAACATTTATTGTGAATCCAGAAGGAAATATTGTGGCTTATGAAGTGATTGCAGGAAATGTTGGTCGTAATGCTGATGAATTATTAAGACGTGTGCAAGCATCACAATTTGTATATGAGCATGGTGATGAAGTTTGTCCAGCAAAATGGAAACCAGGAGAAGAAACATTAAAACCATCTTTAGATTTAGTAGGAATGATTTAATGAGTCAAATTTATGATGCTATTATAGTCGGTGGAGGTCCTGCGGGACTCTCTGCCGCTATTTATCTTGCAAGAGCAAAATATAGTGTTCTTGTCCTGGAAAAAGAACAAATAGGTGGACAAATTACAATTACATCAGAAGTTGTGAATTATCCAGGGGTTTTAGAAGCCTCTGGCCATAGTTTAACAACCAATATGCGTAAACAGGCAGAAAATTTTGGGGCCTCATTTCAAATTGCAGAAGTTGAAGCAATGGATTTACAAGGTCATATCAAGACAATCACAACCAATCAAGGACAATTACAGGCTATTGGTGTTGTGCTAGCTACAGGTGCTCATCCACGTCGATTAGGATTTCCTGGTGAAAAAGAATTTCAAGGACATGGCATTGCTTATTGTGCAACATGTGATGGTGAGTTTTTTGATGGCTGTGAGTTGTTTGTCATTGGTGGTGGCTTTGCTGCATGTGAAGAAGCCATTTTCTTAACACAATATGCTACAAAAGTCACAATGATTGTTCGTGAGGAAGATTTTACATGTGCAAAAACAATTGCTGATGAAGTTCGTGCGCATCCACAAATAGATATTGTTTTTGAAACAGAAATTATTGAAGCGGGTGGACATGAACAATTAGAATATGCTGTTTTTAGAAACAATAAAGATAAAACAACATGGCGCTATGATGTCAAAGCAAATCAGCAATTTGGAATTTTCGTATTTGCTGGTTATGTCCCAGCAAATCAATTATTTAAAGATCAATTAGATTTAAATAGTCAAGGTTATCTGTTAACTGATCGTCATCAAAAAACCAATAGAGATGGTGTTTATGGTGCTGGAGATATTTGTGAAAAAGAATTACGCCAAGTTGTAACAGCTGTTAGTGATGGTGCTATTGCAGCAACATCATTAGAAAAGTATATCCCACAAGTAAAATCAGCATATCATATAGAAACAAAAGCTTATCAGAATCATAAACAGGCAAAAGTTGAAGTTTCTCAAAATGATCAACAATTTATTAGTGCTGATATTCGTAGTCAACTCAAACCTATATTAGATAAACTCACAAAAGATATTTATCTAGTTGGAATCCTTAATCAAGATGATTTTTCATTAGAACTCAAAAATTTTATAGAAGAGTTTTCATCATTAAGTCCACATATTCATATGGATTTACAAGATACACAACAATCCCCATTTATCCAAATATGTGATGAAAACAAAAAACCAGTAGGTGTTTGTTATCACTTGGTTCCTGGTGGTCATGAATTCAATTCATTTGTTTTAGCTGTATATAATGCAGCTAGTGATGGTCAACCTTTAAAAGAAGATATTCTTGGGCAGATTCAAGATTTATCATCACATCAACTACAGATTTTTGTATCCTTATCATGTACTATGTGTCCAGAAGTTGTGCAATCAGCACAACGCATCTCACTGGAAAATAAGAATATTCATACATCAATCTATGATTTATCACATCATCCAGAATTTAAAGAACAATATCATATTATGAGTGTACCGTGTATGGTTATTGATGAGAAAAAAGTTGTATTTGGGAAAAAGAATATAGAAGAAATGATTGAAATTATTAAGACTGCCTAGGCAGTCTTTTATTTATAACATAATATATCTTGAGGTGAAATTCATGGATGAATATCAATATGATTATGAAATAAGTGATCCATATATGGAAAGACAAGGCTTTTTTATACCACCATGGTTTTGGTGGCTTATATTTCCACCAAGGCCACCAATGCCAGGACCAGGACCAAGGCCACCATTTCCACCTGGACCACCAATGCCAGGACCAGGACCAAGACCGCCGTTTCCACCTGGACCACCAATGCCAGGGCCAGGACCAAGACCACCGTTTCCACCTGGACCACCAATGCCAGGACCAGGACCAAGACCACCGTTTCCACCTGGACCACCAATGCCAGGACCAGGGCCAAGACCGCCATTTCCACCTGGAGGACCAATGCCTAGAAATGATGAAGACACTACTTTTTAAGCAGTGCCTTCTTTTGTTTACTTTCAATTTTTTTATATTCAATAGATGCAACAACAATTGCTCCAGCCAAATCAAGCATAAGATCCTTCATTGTATCATTTAAAGCTTCATGTCCCTCTAAAGGAATATCTTCCTCATCATATAAGGTTGCACGTGTCGATTTCATATATTGCTGATTATTGGTATGAAATATATCATCAACAGTATATTCACCAATTTCCCACACAGCACCAATGGCTAAAGCCACACTTACAACAATAAGACTCATAAATAATGGTGATACAGATAATGGAATTGTATATTCTTTATCTAAAAATTCAATGACAATAAATCCTACATAGGCAATGACAATTCCAGAGAATGTATGCAAAATAGAATCCCAATAAGGAAATCTTCCATAAAAATTAAAAACATCTCCTAATATTAATCCACTAAAAGCAAATGCAATAAGAATAAAGTCTAACATATTTGGAATTTGAAAATGATATTTATTTTTAATAAATTGTGGAATTCGTAAGACAAACAACATACCTATTAATTGTACCATTGTAAAGATAATTCTTCCTTTATTTGCATCTTTACGTGTAAATAATAATAGAACTGCTATTCCTAACATAATAGTCACTAACCAGAAAATAACTTTTCTAGCAATAATTAAGTAATAAGGCTTTTTTTCCTTAATTGATGATTTCATAACAAAACCTCCCTCGGCATACTAACATGTGAATATGAACTCAAGATAAATCGATATGTGTAGAATTTTGTAAAATGATTTGCCAAGAATCAATCAGTTTTTCTAATGTATATGTGGCATTGGCTGGTGACGATGAAGGCAAACATATATCTTCAATATGAGTCATTGATAAACAATATTTTTGATATAAGCTATGTGCTTTCTTGCCATTTGTATAAATATATTGAATAGATGATGATTCAAGAACTTTTTGAAGATCATTAATAACAACATTATCAATAGAACTATCACTTGAGCCTTTAATTTCACAACTTTCAATAACATCCCACAAGGCAATATGGTGTTTCAATAAAAATTGTTTCTTTTCATCAATAGTGATTAAAGGTGGCTCATGGAAAAGAGCTGATAAAACTTTCCAAAAACGATTTTGTGGATGATGATAAAAAAACGCACCTTCTCTTGATTTGACAGAAGGAAAAGAACCTAAAATTAGAATTTGTGAATCACGGTTATAAACAGGTGGAATATTATGATATTGTTTCAAATTAATCAACCTTTCTTTTTTCTATTATTTCTATTATATCAATTTACAAAACAATAAAAAAGGTATATGATAATAATGCAGATGATGTGAATCATTGACCCATCTTTCAAAATTGAATAGAGTCTTTGTGGCAGGGTGTAAGTCCCTACCGATGGTAAAGTCCATGACCCACTTTTGTGGTTGATCTGGTGTGATTCCAGAACCGACGGTATAGTCCGGATGAGAAAAGACATTTTCTGTGCACACCTAGACATTTTTTGTATAGGTTATTTTTGTTTTAAGAAAGAAGGAGACAGATTATGAAAAACATGAATGTAAAAGAAATGACAACTTTGGGAATCTTATCAGCTTTGGCAATTATTTTGAGCTTATTAGCTTTTTTCCCACTTGTTCCAGCCGTTCCCTGGCTCACCTATGATCCAAAAGATATTGTGATTGTCATTGGGGGATTTATTTATGGTCCTTTTGCTGCTTTTTTGGTAAGTGCGATTTGTGCTGTATTAGAAATTATTTTTAAAGGTGGTACAATTATTGATGTTATGATGAATATTATTTCAACTTGTGCATTTGCATGTGTAGCCGCTGCCATCTATAAAAAGAATCGCAGTAAAAAAGGGGCGATTATTGGACTTGTCAGTGGGATTGTTGTCATGACAATTTGTATGACAATTTGGAATTATATTATTACGCCAATTTATTACAATATGCCACGTGAAGCTGTTGTGACAATGTGGTTACCTGGAATTGTCTTATTTAATATTTTAAAAGCTAGTTTAAATGCTGGGATAACTTTATTGTTATATAAGAGTGTTGTGACGATTCTGAGAAAAACCCATTTGG
Protein-coding regions in this window:
- a CDS encoding FAD-dependent oxidoreductase, with the protein product MSQIYDAIIVGGGPAGLSAAIYLARAKYSVLVLEKEQIGGQITITSEVVNYPGVLEASGHSLTTNMRKQAENFGASFQIAEVEAMDLQGHIKTITTNQGQLQAIGVVLATGAHPRRLGFPGEKEFQGHGIAYCATCDGEFFDGCELFVIGGGFAACEEAIFLTQYATKVTMIVREEDFTCAKTIADEVRAHPQIDIVFETEIIEAGGHEQLEYAVFRNNKDKTTWRYDVKANQQFGIFVFAGYVPANQLFKDQLDLNSQGYLLTDRHQKTNRDGVYGAGDICEKELRQVVTAVSDGAIAATSLEKYIPQVKSAYHIETKAYQNHKQAKVEVSQNDQQFISADIRSQLKPILDKLTKDIYLVGILNQDDFSLELKNFIEEFSSLSPHIHMDLQDTQQSPFIQICDENKKPVGVCYHLVPGGHEFNSFVLAVYNAASDGQPLKEDILGQIQDLSSHQLQIFVSLSCTMCPEVVQSAQRISLENKNIHTSIYDLSHHPEFKEQYHIMSVPCMVIDEKKVVFGKKNIEEMIEIIKTA
- a CDS encoding DNA-deoxyinosine glycosylase, which codes for MKQYHNIPPVYNRDSQILILGSFPSVKSREGAFFYHHPQNRFWKVLSALFHEPPLITIDEKKQFLLKHHIALWDVIESCEIKGSSDSSIDNVVINDLQKVLESSSIQYIYTNGKKAHSLYQKYCLSMTHIEDICLPSSSPANATYTLEKLIDSWQIILQNSTHIDLS
- the ahpC gene encoding alkyl hydroperoxide reductase subunit C, whose amino-acid sequence is MSLIGKEINEFKVQSYVGGEFKEVSKEDVLGKWSVFFFYPADFTFVCPTELEDLANKYEEFKNINCEIYSVSCDTHFVHKAWHDASKTIQKIQYPMLADPTATLAKDFEVYIEADGLAERGTFIVNPEGNIVAYEVIAGNVGRNADELLRRVQASQFVYEHGDEVCPAKWKPGEETLKPSLDLVGMI
- a CDS encoding ECF transporter S component, whose amino-acid sequence is MKNMNVKEMTTLGILSALAIILSLLAFFPLVPAVPWLTYDPKDIVIVIGGFIYGPFAAFLVSAICAVLEIIFKGGTIIDVMMNIISTCAFACVAAAIYKKNRSKKGAIIGLVSGIVVMTICMTIWNYIITPIYYNMPREAVVTMWLPGIVLFNILKASLNAGITLLLYKSVVTILRKTHLVEGQGQHSKGSGLIIIGLFITISIICVVLAIQGLI